A window of the Malaclemys terrapin pileata isolate rMalTer1 chromosome 6, rMalTer1.hap1, whole genome shotgun sequence genome harbors these coding sequences:
- the SNCAIP gene encoding synphilin-1 isoform X1 — MEAPEYLDLDEIDFSDDISYSVTSLKTIPELCRRCDSQNEDRSVSSTSWSCGVSTLIGNAQKPTGIADMYSKFRPVKRVSPLKHQPDSSENNESDDQKNQKVEYQKGSDSHPASQNDDQCSGDGEGLKSKSIESGVLLGELEHYDLDMDEILDVPYIKSSQQLAAFTKVAPEKRILGVCSTVNGLSGKTCSAGNSENLPASTTQFCVLSPVKSSQMRNAQSIVLNQHKHLAEELELSQPLVKCSSVHETEAQSKGFLNRTFTDPQAHKPEKTMPNCQLRTFHLQTAVTENKLDELNSNMNWSSSGGPEERGEDVKKNKSILNIVKEGQISLLPHLAADNLDKIHDESENNLLHIAASQGHAECLQHLTSLMGEDCLNERNNEQLTPAGLAIKNGQLECVRWMVSETEAIAELSCSKDHPSLIHYAGSYGQEKILLWLLQFMQEQGISLDEVDQDGNSAVHIAAQHGYLGCIQTLVEYGANVTMQNRAGEKPSQSAERHGHTMCSRYLVVVETCMSLASQVVKLTKQLKEQTVERVTLQNQLQQLLEAQRSEGQSLPTSPSSSLSPASGKPQWKASDADDLSLPKSKLNTQDGIQILGSIGTSSHTRSKMKDEDSDKILRQLLGKEISENVCMQEKLTLEFQDVHASSKNVKKILPEKRELKLARLRQLMQRSLSESDTDSNNSEDLKNTPVKRTDKPRPQPIVESVESTESLHLMIKKHTLAAGRRFPFGIRASKSVDGHSPSPSSESSDPDNEPQDQSGTASQSQVSGDTSQSSTDSATVQKVATSPKSALKSPSSKRRTSQNLKLRVTFEEPVVQMEQTEIELNEEKDKDRSKAPQRAPASTEPGDQLKRPFGTFRSIMETLSGNQNNNNNCQTANLMKTSSTLPFTSLGRKATDSKGNPAAPSKGKNKTGLYSSYTNLSSSMLIEDRLCNYAWHNDINRKSLKSYSQKSIEEPELQEFFL, encoded by the exons TACTCGGTAACTTCTCTCAAGACTATCCCAGAATTATGTAGAAGGTGTGATTCGCAAAATGAAGACAGATCAG TTTCAAGCACTAGCTGGAGCTGTGGAGTTTCAACTCTTATTGGAAATGCACAAAAACCAACAGGAATTGCAGACATGTACAGTAAGTTCAGACCAGTGAAGAGGGTTTCCCCACTAAAGCACCAGCCGGATAGCTCAGAGAACAATGAAAGTGATGACCAAAAGAACCAGAAGGTGGAATACCAGAAAGGTAGTGATTCTCACCCCGCATCTCAGAATGATGATCAGTGTTCAGGAGATGGAGAAGGCCTTAAAAGTAAAAGCATTGAGTCTGGTGTTTTGCTTGGGGAGCTGGAGCACTATGACCTGGACATGGATGAAATTTTGGATGTGCCTTACATTAAATCAAGCCAGCAACTTGCTGCTTTTACCAAGGTGGCTCCAGAGAAAAGGATTTTGGGTGTATGTTCAACAGTGAATGGTCTGAGTGGCAAGACCTGCTCTGCAGGAAACAGTGAGAACTTGCCAGCCAGCACGACACAGTTTTGTGTTCTGTCCCCTGTGAAAAGCTCTCAGATGAGAAATGCGCAGTCCATTGTCCTTAATCAGCACAAGCATTTAGCTGAAGAATTAGAGCTTTCCCAGCCTCTAGTTAAATGTAGCTCAGTCCATGAAACTGAAGCCCAGAGCAAGGGCTTCCTCAACAGGACATTTACCGATCCCCAAGCTCATAAACCTGAGAAGACAATGCCAAACTGCCAGCTGAGGACTTTTCATCTGCAGACAGCCGTGACAGAAAACAAACTTGATGAACTGAACAGTAATATGAACTGGAGCAGCTCAGGAGGCCCAGAGGAAAGGGGTGAagatgtgaaaaaaaataaaagcatcttAAACATTGTGAAAGAAGGACAGATATCATTATTG CCACACCTAGCAGCAGACAATCTGGACAAAATTCATGATGAAAGTGAAAACAATCTGTTGCACATAGCAGCATCACAGGGACATGCAGAGTGCTTGCAACATCTCACTTCTTTGATGGGAGAAGACTGTTTGAATGAGCGGAACAATGAACAACTAACACCAGCTGGGTTAGCAATAAAG AATGGTCAACTGGAGTGTGTACGGTGGATGGTGAGCGAAACAGAAGCCATTGCTGAATTAAGTTGCTCAAAAGATCACCCAAGTCTTATTCACTATGCAGGTTCCTATGGTCAG GAGAAAATACTTCTGTGGCTTCTCCAGTTTATGCAAGAACAAGGGATTTCTTTGGATGAAGTTGATCAGGATGGAAACAGTGCAGTACATATAGCTGCCCAGCATGGCTATTTAGGATGTATACAG ACATTGGTTGAATATGGAGCAAATGTCACCATGCAAAACCGTGCTGGAGAGAAACCTTCACAAAGTGCTGAACGACATGGACACACCATGTGTTCCCGTTACTTAGTGGTTGTGGAGACATGCATGTCATTGGCATCTCAGGTTGTCAAGTTAACTAAACAACTAAAGGA GCAGACAGTAGAACGTGTGACATTACAGAACCAACTCCAGCAGCTTTTAGAAGCCCAGAGATCAGAGGGCCAATCACTACCAACATCCCCAAG ttcaTCATTGTCCCCCGCTTCTGGAAAACCTCAGTGGAAAGCCTCTGATGCAGATGATTTGTCTCTACCAAAAAGTAAATTGAACACCCAAGACGGGATTCAGATTCTTGGCAGCATAGGAACTTCCAGCCACACTCGGTCCAAGATGAAAGATGAGGACTCAGATAAAATCCTGCGCCAATTGTTGGGGAAAGAAATCTCTGAGAATGTCTGTATGCAGGAGAAGCTGACACTGGAATTTCAGGATGTTCATGCTTCCTCCAAGAATGTGAAGAAGATTCTACCAGAGAAAAGGGAGCTGAAGTTAGCCAGACTGAGGCAGCTTATGCAGAGATCCCTCAGCGAGTCTGATACAGACTCAAATAATTCTGAGGACCTGAAGAATACTCCTGTGAAAAGAACTGACAAACCAAGACCACAACCCATAGTAGAAAGTGTTGAAAGCACTGAGAGTTTGCATCTGATGATTAAGAAACACACTTTGGCAGCAGGGCGCCGGTTTCCTTTTGGCATTAGAGCTTCCAAATCTGTGGATGGCCACAGCCCGTCTCCCTCTTCAGAGAGCAGCGATCCTGATAACGAACCCCAGGATCAGTCTGGGACTGCATCTCAGAGCCAGGTTTCTGGAGATACCTCTCAGTCCAGCACTGACAGTGCCACTGTTCAAAAGGTTGCTACTAGTCCTAAGAGTGCCCTCAAGTCTCCATCTTCAAAGCGCAGAACCTCCCAGAATTTAAAACTCAGAGTAACCTTTGAGGAGCCCGTGGTGCAGATGGAGCAAACAGAGATTGAACTGAATGAGGAAAAGGACAAAGACCGGAGCAAAGCGCCTCAGCGGGCTCCAGCCAGCACTGAACCTGGGGATCAGCTGAAAAGGCCATTTGGAACATTTAGATCTATAATGGAGACTCTGAGCGGGaaccagaacaacaacaacaactgtcAAACAGCAAACCTGATGAAAACCTCATCAACATTGCCCTTTACCTCATTAGGAAGAAAGGCTACAGATAGCAAGGGAAATCCAGCAGCTCCttctaaaggaaaaaataagacA GGGCTTTACTCCAGCTACACCAATCTTTCCTCTAGCATGCTGATTGAAGACCGTCTGTGTAACTATGCATG GCATAATGACATCAATAGGAAAAGTCTGAAATCTTACAGCCAAAAAAGTATTGAAGAGCCAGAGCTGCAGGAATTCTTCCTCTAA
- the SNCAIP gene encoding synphilin-1 isoform X2, giving the protein MEAPEYLDLDEIDFSDDISYSVTSLKTIPELCRRCDSQNEDRSVSSTSWSCGVSTLIGNAQKPTGIADMYSKFRPVKRVSPLKHQPDSSENNESDDQKNQKVEYQKGSDSHPASQNDDQCSGDGEGLKSKSIESGVLLGELEHYDLDMDEILDVPYIKSSQQLAAFTKVAPEKRILGVCSTVNGLSGKTCSAGNSENLPASTTQFCVLSPVKSSQMRNAQSIVLNQHKHLAEELELSQPLVKCSSVHETEAQSKGFLNRTFTDPQAHKPEKTMPNCQLRTFHLQTAVTENKLDELNSNMNWSSSGGPEERGEDVKKNKSILNIVKEGQISLLPHLAADNLDKIHDESENNLLHIAASQGHAECLQHLTSLMGEDCLNERNNEQLTPAGLAIKNGQLECVRWMVSETEAIAELSCSKDHPSLIHYAGSYGQEKILLWLLQFMQEQGISLDEVDQDGNSAVHIAAQHGYLGCIQTLVEYGANVTMQNRAGEKPSQSAERHGHTMCSRYLVVVETCMSLASQVVKLTKQLKEQTVERVTLQNQLQQLLEAQRSEGQSLPTSPSSSLSPASGKPQWKASDADDLSLPKSKLNTQDGIQILGSIGTSSHTRSKMKDEDSDKILRQLLGKEISENVCMQEKLTLEFQDVHASSKNVKKILPEKRELKLARLRQLMQRSLSESDTDSNNSEDLKNTPVKRTDKPRPQPIVESVESTESLHLMIKKHTLAAGRRFPFGIRASKSVDGHSPSPSSESSDPDNEPQDQSGTASQSQVSGDTSQSSTDSATVQKVATSPKSALKSPSSKRRTSQNLKLRVTFEEPVVQMEQTEIELNEEKDKDRSKAPQRAPASTEPGDQLKRPFGTFRSIMETLSGNQNNNNNCQTANLMKTSSTLPFTSLGRKATDSKGNPAAPSKGKNKTA; this is encoded by the exons TACTCGGTAACTTCTCTCAAGACTATCCCAGAATTATGTAGAAGGTGTGATTCGCAAAATGAAGACAGATCAG TTTCAAGCACTAGCTGGAGCTGTGGAGTTTCAACTCTTATTGGAAATGCACAAAAACCAACAGGAATTGCAGACATGTACAGTAAGTTCAGACCAGTGAAGAGGGTTTCCCCACTAAAGCACCAGCCGGATAGCTCAGAGAACAATGAAAGTGATGACCAAAAGAACCAGAAGGTGGAATACCAGAAAGGTAGTGATTCTCACCCCGCATCTCAGAATGATGATCAGTGTTCAGGAGATGGAGAAGGCCTTAAAAGTAAAAGCATTGAGTCTGGTGTTTTGCTTGGGGAGCTGGAGCACTATGACCTGGACATGGATGAAATTTTGGATGTGCCTTACATTAAATCAAGCCAGCAACTTGCTGCTTTTACCAAGGTGGCTCCAGAGAAAAGGATTTTGGGTGTATGTTCAACAGTGAATGGTCTGAGTGGCAAGACCTGCTCTGCAGGAAACAGTGAGAACTTGCCAGCCAGCACGACACAGTTTTGTGTTCTGTCCCCTGTGAAAAGCTCTCAGATGAGAAATGCGCAGTCCATTGTCCTTAATCAGCACAAGCATTTAGCTGAAGAATTAGAGCTTTCCCAGCCTCTAGTTAAATGTAGCTCAGTCCATGAAACTGAAGCCCAGAGCAAGGGCTTCCTCAACAGGACATTTACCGATCCCCAAGCTCATAAACCTGAGAAGACAATGCCAAACTGCCAGCTGAGGACTTTTCATCTGCAGACAGCCGTGACAGAAAACAAACTTGATGAACTGAACAGTAATATGAACTGGAGCAGCTCAGGAGGCCCAGAGGAAAGGGGTGAagatgtgaaaaaaaataaaagcatcttAAACATTGTGAAAGAAGGACAGATATCATTATTG CCACACCTAGCAGCAGACAATCTGGACAAAATTCATGATGAAAGTGAAAACAATCTGTTGCACATAGCAGCATCACAGGGACATGCAGAGTGCTTGCAACATCTCACTTCTTTGATGGGAGAAGACTGTTTGAATGAGCGGAACAATGAACAACTAACACCAGCTGGGTTAGCAATAAAG AATGGTCAACTGGAGTGTGTACGGTGGATGGTGAGCGAAACAGAAGCCATTGCTGAATTAAGTTGCTCAAAAGATCACCCAAGTCTTATTCACTATGCAGGTTCCTATGGTCAG GAGAAAATACTTCTGTGGCTTCTCCAGTTTATGCAAGAACAAGGGATTTCTTTGGATGAAGTTGATCAGGATGGAAACAGTGCAGTACATATAGCTGCCCAGCATGGCTATTTAGGATGTATACAG ACATTGGTTGAATATGGAGCAAATGTCACCATGCAAAACCGTGCTGGAGAGAAACCTTCACAAAGTGCTGAACGACATGGACACACCATGTGTTCCCGTTACTTAGTGGTTGTGGAGACATGCATGTCATTGGCATCTCAGGTTGTCAAGTTAACTAAACAACTAAAGGA GCAGACAGTAGAACGTGTGACATTACAGAACCAACTCCAGCAGCTTTTAGAAGCCCAGAGATCAGAGGGCCAATCACTACCAACATCCCCAAG ttcaTCATTGTCCCCCGCTTCTGGAAAACCTCAGTGGAAAGCCTCTGATGCAGATGATTTGTCTCTACCAAAAAGTAAATTGAACACCCAAGACGGGATTCAGATTCTTGGCAGCATAGGAACTTCCAGCCACACTCGGTCCAAGATGAAAGATGAGGACTCAGATAAAATCCTGCGCCAATTGTTGGGGAAAGAAATCTCTGAGAATGTCTGTATGCAGGAGAAGCTGACACTGGAATTTCAGGATGTTCATGCTTCCTCCAAGAATGTGAAGAAGATTCTACCAGAGAAAAGGGAGCTGAAGTTAGCCAGACTGAGGCAGCTTATGCAGAGATCCCTCAGCGAGTCTGATACAGACTCAAATAATTCTGAGGACCTGAAGAATACTCCTGTGAAAAGAACTGACAAACCAAGACCACAACCCATAGTAGAAAGTGTTGAAAGCACTGAGAGTTTGCATCTGATGATTAAGAAACACACTTTGGCAGCAGGGCGCCGGTTTCCTTTTGGCATTAGAGCTTCCAAATCTGTGGATGGCCACAGCCCGTCTCCCTCTTCAGAGAGCAGCGATCCTGATAACGAACCCCAGGATCAGTCTGGGACTGCATCTCAGAGCCAGGTTTCTGGAGATACCTCTCAGTCCAGCACTGACAGTGCCACTGTTCAAAAGGTTGCTACTAGTCCTAAGAGTGCCCTCAAGTCTCCATCTTCAAAGCGCAGAACCTCCCAGAATTTAAAACTCAGAGTAACCTTTGAGGAGCCCGTGGTGCAGATGGAGCAAACAGAGATTGAACTGAATGAGGAAAAGGACAAAGACCGGAGCAAAGCGCCTCAGCGGGCTCCAGCCAGCACTGAACCTGGGGATCAGCTGAAAAGGCCATTTGGAACATTTAGATCTATAATGGAGACTCTGAGCGGGaaccagaacaacaacaacaactgtcAAACAGCAAACCTGATGAAAACCTCATCAACATTGCCCTTTACCTCATTAGGAAGAAAGGCTACAGATAGCAAGGGAAATCCAGCAGCTCCttctaaaggaaaaaataagacA GCATAA